In Pseudobythopirellula maris, a single window of DNA contains:
- a CDS encoding GntR family transcriptional regulator codes for MDRQPSPFDLRASSGAPIYQQIVDQAYALVAGGRLKAGELLPSVREVARAADVNPMTVSKAYSQLESEGLVERERGRGMRVREPGDNAATLTQRKRQFQELLAPALHRAAQLGLSEAQVRQVIESQLKERHQ; via the coding sequence ATGGACAGACAGCCCTCCCCCTTCGACCTCCGCGCCTCCTCCGGGGCGCCGATCTATCAGCAGATCGTCGACCAGGCGTACGCGCTCGTGGCCGGCGGCCGGCTGAAGGCGGGGGAGTTGCTGCCGAGTGTCCGAGAGGTCGCCCGCGCGGCGGACGTCAACCCGATGACCGTAAGCAAGGCGTACTCGCAACTCGAGAGCGAGGGGCTCGTGGAGCGCGAGCGCGGCCGCGGCATGCGTGTCCGAGAGCCGGGCGACAACGCCGCGACCCTCACCCAGCGCAAGCGCCAGTTCCAAGAACTCCTCGCCCCCGCCTTGCACCGCGCGGCCCAACTGGGGCTCAGCGAGGCGCAGGTGAGGCAAGTCATCGAATCCCAGCTCAAGGAGCGCCACCAGTGA
- a CDS encoding ABC transporter ATP-binding protein — protein MNAIATEPPLQAVRLGKSFGEKVVLHDASLLLEPGQVLGLLGKNGSGKSTLIKCLLGLLRTTAGEARVFGEDAWDLSAGAKARLGYVPQQVTAYPWMRVRQMIAYTAAFYTGWNHALADDLCRRWDLPLEDRTGVLSVGQLQTLGLVLALGHEPDLLVLDEPVASLDPSARREFLRTLIDIAVESDESGPQRSVLFSTHITSDLERIANRVAVLQNGRVAFDSELDTLKESVKRLRLTSHNGAIPDGFAVPGALSTHVAGSLATVTVADYQPETANELASRWDADVAVDDLNLEEIFLEMHDGLSH, from the coding sequence GTGAACGCCATCGCTACGGAACCTCCGCTTCAGGCCGTGCGTCTGGGCAAGTCGTTCGGCGAGAAGGTCGTGTTGCACGACGCCAGCCTGCTCTTGGAGCCGGGCCAGGTGCTCGGGCTGTTGGGCAAGAACGGCTCCGGCAAGAGCACGCTGATCAAGTGCCTGTTGGGGCTGCTGAGAACCACCGCGGGCGAGGCCCGGGTGTTCGGCGAAGACGCGTGGGACCTGTCGGCCGGCGCCAAAGCGCGGCTCGGCTACGTGCCGCAACAGGTGACCGCCTACCCTTGGATGCGGGTCCGTCAGATGATCGCCTACACCGCCGCGTTCTACACCGGCTGGAACCACGCGCTGGCCGACGACCTCTGCCGCCGCTGGGACCTGCCGCTCGAAGACCGCACGGGCGTGCTGTCGGTCGGTCAGCTGCAGACGCTCGGCCTGGTATTGGCCCTGGGGCACGAGCCCGACCTGCTGGTGCTCGACGAGCCGGTGGCGAGCCTCGATCCGTCGGCGCGACGCGAGTTCCTCCGCACCTTGATCGACATCGCCGTCGAGTCGGACGAGAGTGGCCCTCAGCGGTCGGTGCTGTTCAGCACGCACATCACCAGCGACCTGGAGCGGATCGCCAACCGCGTGGCGGTGCTGCAGAACGGACGGGTCGCGTTCGACAGCGAGCTCGACACGCTCAAGGAGAGCGTCAAGCGGCTGCGGCTCACTAGCCACAACGGAGCGATTCCCGATGGCTTCGCCGTGCCCGGAGCGTTATCGACGCACGTCGCCGGCAGCTTGGCGACCGTCACGGTTGCCGATTACCAACCCGAGACGGCCAACGAGCTCGCCAGCCGCTGGGACGCCGACGTCGCGGTGGACGACCTGAACCTCGAAGAGATCTTCTTGGAGATGCACGATGGCCTTAGCCACTAG